The Penicillium oxalicum strain HP7-1 chromosome V, whole genome shotgun sequence genomic interval tcccttctctcccgCTTTTTCTAACAAGCTCGCCGACAGCCTTGAGAAAGAACCTCCACGACGTGCAACACCCTGGCGGATGCTGGAACATCCCTGGATGTTGGAcatgaagaccaagaaggtTAACATGGCGAACTTTGTGAGACAAGTCTGGGATTGGAAAGATTGATCGGATCGCGTTCGGGCAGAAAGGTCAAAATTATCATTCCAATCCCAGTCTCTTAGAGATCGTCCTCGTTTCTTCGCTTTCCATTTCAAGGACGGAGCTTGAGATTATTCAGCAACCCCAAGTGGCTGGTCCTCCCATCGATTGACCTGGTTGTCAATGTGGCTTCAACGAATGGACACTGCAATTTCACGTGCTCTCGCAGTGTGCTTTTCCATTGCTCTCAATCCTGATTGTTTTTGGCGCTATTTTTCTGTCATGATGCCCCTTTCCCGTTCCACCTGGGCCGGCACTCGGTCGAACGCGACTGTCTCTTCTCTTAATCATACCCTCTCACTTGGATACTCGGATCCCCCTTCGCTAGCAACCATGCCATTGACTCCACAATGCACTTACACATACGATCTTTCACGGCCTTTGAATCCACACATTCCATGTCATGCCCGCactttttgtctttcaaCTCTCCATGTCAACCAATTTCGTGTGTTTTCGCCGTCCCCTCCTTACATATCCCTCGAGactttcttttctatttctctGCGTCTCGACTTTGCTCCACAGCTCACACAGCTCGGTCGCCATCGCGCGGTTGTTCTTTCTTGAAGCAACATATCATTTTCCATGAAAGAGCCGCATTCGCAAGTTGTGCTCCGCTAGGAAACCCAGTTGATAGCACATCATTGGCAGATAGCATCATTCAGTGCCTCTTTCAAAattcaattctttttttcacatCCGAGTTGCGAGGGTCCGCAAATTTGTACATCTATAGTTAAAGCTTGGGATGTAGTCTGTAGACGTTATGGCCGTGGTTCAAATATAGAGGCTTCTTAGTGATCAAGGTCACGCAGGAAATAGCACTTTCACTCCGGGCAAGCACCCATGGTTTGTAGATACCTACATCCTACGCATAAATGAAAAGGGGAATCGAGATGTTCTAGGGCCTCGGGATTGAAACACGGATTCATGTTGGTCATTATTCTTATCATCACTCGGTCATTATGGCAGTCGAATCTAGGGGTCCCGCGAGCGGCTGGGCAAGTCGGCAGCTCCCCTCATACCTCACTACCGCTTCACTGGATCCGCGCCCAAGACCCATCCGATACCACTGGCCAACCCACCCGTGACGATGTTACTGACCATGTCCCTCTTTCGCACGCGGCCTTCGCCGTCGTCAGGCGAGATAGAGCGGTCAGCATCCGCCGTGCTCACACTCGCCGATGGACGAGAAGTGTCCGAGGCTCCACGTAATGGAAAGGCATTCTTATGCAAGGCCATTGCCGCACCCCGTGCAACCTCGAAGAGCCCCATGGGCGCCTCGTGCGGATGATTCCGCGGCATAGCCGAACGGGCACGAGCACGTCGAGCCGTGCGTTGTTGGGCTGTGTCAAATGCATCGCGTTCGGAATCGGTGGGGCCGAAACCACCTGGAACTGTTGAGAGGCTGTCGCCTTTGGCATCCCagacatcttcttcttgttgttcTCGTGCGCGGAGCGAGGACATCTCCTCGTCACAGCGGCGCCAGGCACCGAGAATCTCTGGAAGAGGATCTGGTGAAGGGGCAAGGATTAaagcaagagaaagaagttcCATTCGTTGGGAGAGATGGGTGATTTGGGACTGCAGAGACGCGGATGGATTGGGTGACGCGGAGCGGTAACGGCCTGCGTTATACACTGCGCGCCAGGAGACGTCGTCCGGAAGAGCCGACTGGGAGAGCAGAGGAGTGGATGTCGGTaacatggatgatggtgtGAGACGGGTGAGTATATATGAATACGCTGTACCAAAGTCGTCGGAGTTCAACGCGGAGGAAATGGCGAGAGAGGTGATCCGCCGTTCGGCTGTGACAAGTGCGTCTTCCTCTGAAAGCTGCTCCTGCTGGTAATGGGACTCTTGATCGGCTGGCGATGGACTCATTGAAAGACCAGCCTTCACAAGGTTGCGGCCAATCGATAAGAGATCGTCCAATTTCGTGTAGCTGTTCTTGTTTTGGTCAAGCACTTTTTCAACCAGGCACAGAGGGTCGGGGTGCACCCGGATGTTCACTGGCTCAAAAGGTACGCCATGTTGTAGGGTAAGAGAGTAGAAAGACAGGGCATGCGTCGCAGCGATAAGAGCACTGATTTGCTTTAAACTGACAGACGATGGGAAATGAGGTTCGAAAGCTTGTAGACTATGCACCCTGTCAGTAATCTCGAGTGATTTAGCTCCTGGATGACTTTACACGCACAGGTCGTTGGCTTTTAGCATGCCGCCTCGAGTTCGATTGCCATTACTTGCATTATCATAAGCTGCAAAAATGGCCTCTACTACAGCCGCCTCGACTTGCTCGACATTCATGGGTGATCCCGGTTGAAGATAGATCTTTGCGGCCAATTGATACTCTGTGGAATTTGTCAGTAATCGCCTTGTCAGACAAAATAGGATTCAAAGAGGTGATGCTCacccttggcctcgagcAGGGCTTTGAGGATTTCCCTTTCGATTGTATAGCGCGAAATCTTCCAGAACAATCCGTGGTGGGGAGCACATGGCTTGTCATCAACAGTCCTTGAGTGATCTGCTTGCCAATTCCGTAGCCAAAGCAGCTGTGACCGGGCCACCTCCCAGCTCTCTCGCGTTCTTTGTTGTTTGACAGCCGCGGATATTAGGTTCCTAACCTCTGCCAACTGAGCATCCTCGCCATTGTGCAGACAAATGGTCGCTGCCGCTCGACATTGAATGGGATAGCCGAATTGCGTCATAATTCGTAGAGAGAGCAACAAAGCACTCAAGAAGGACACAGAGGCCGATGATGGCCGAGTCAAGGGGTTCGCACGTATTAACAGGGCATTTTGAAAGAGCGAGGCCCGTGAAGTAGAGGATATGCGCTCGGCGTCAAAGTCCACGGATGGGAGAGATGTGTCACTAGCGCTCAAGTACGAGAACTCCTCGAGTTCTAGAAGCTTTGTCACGCGTTCTACGATCTGGAATGACCGATCCAAGGCAGATTGTGACGGGTCGGCATGTGCATAGACCACAGATAGCCCAGCTTGGGCGTAACGGGAAAGaagttcctttttcttttcggcGGGCAATTGAGTGTCCGGGTCATCGTAGCCTCCAAGGTCAATATCCCCCGGGCCTTTCCAACGGGTGAAAGCACTAACGACGCTGTTGTAATCTGAGAGGCTTCTTGAAAGCAACCATTCATTCACGTATTCCCAGCCAGCCAAGTCATCGAGTTGCGGTTTGGGCGTTCCTTGGACGAAGGAAATTGTATTTTGACGAGCGTTCTCATTCAACCTGCGCCTCTTCGTCCGACTGCTTCCATACAACCACGGTCCGATTAGGCCTCTCAGATTATTGACCAAGTCCATCTCGTTGCCCTTGGAGTTTGTTATTGATAACAGCACATTGATCGCAGTCTGATCGTCCATCGACTCCAGAACTGCTAGTGATATGGTCTCCTCGCGATCTGGGTAAAATTCGTAGTTGAGTCGCaaagctggaagaaggcTTGAGATCAACCATGTGCGAAGAACGGGGCGACTTTCAAAGAACGGGAAGGTGAGGCTCAGGATGAGAGGTTGAAGGGCGGTTTCAGTGTCGACCAAGTGCGCTCGGTGGATAATAAACTGTGTCAAATGATCTGCGGACTGGACTTCTTGCTCCTCATCGTCGCGCAGCAATGGTCTGAGACGGAGCTTTTGCACTCGTTTCCGCGCAAGCTCCTCGCTTAAACTGCTGACAGCCGATGTATCAATCTTGGCATCTCCAGGTTCGACTGTTTGGTTCTCCGTCGACTGTTGTAGGAGTGGGATATATGCCGTAGGTTCTGTGCTCTCCGGGAGGTACGTCAAGATAATGCGCAGGAAGCGTTCCGTTGGGAAACAGTGGGGATGGAGCGACTTGAGGGCCGACAGGCCAGATATATCGCCAGCTGCACAAAGATGTGTAGCCAGAAGAACGACATGAGCGTCCGATAGCCCTTCCACAGGCGACATGGCGATCCGTCGCAATAGACTGGAAGATGAGGTGTCCTTATACTAACAAGCGACGTCAACCCGCAAGGTGCATCCGGCGGGGCGCACGGACCAACTCGACATCTCGGGAACGAAAGGGAAAGCGTCGCATCTCCCGGCAACCTCACTAGATTCCTGCCCGCTTCTCTGTCAACGAACGCTGCCAATCTCTCAATTACTTCCCTACAATGGCTTCAGGACACGGTCTCCACGGCGGTATGTGTCACAAGGCGTCCCCTGCCGTGATTATTGCTTGGCTGCGGGTGATTCATAGCCCACGATCCCGCACTGCAAGGACTCTCTCCGAGACCATGATTTGATCCTCCACTGACTCTTCTCTCGTGATCAAGGTCCCTCCCGCTGCTACCCCTTCTGGCAAGAGGTTCTTGGGTGCTATGTTGTGAACTCAGGGGAGGGTGAAGCTGGCAAGAAGAAGTGCGCTCCCGCGCTGGAAGATTACTATGAGTGCCTCCACCACCGGAAAGAGGTACGTTCTTGAGCTCTTTTCAATCTACGCTTCCGTTTCGGCATTTGTAAGAGCGTGGGAaataatttttcttttctccgacCACAGGCTCTCCGTACGATGAAGATGCAGGCCGCGTACCGCAAGGCAGAGGCTGCTCACCCACGTGAGAACGCCCCCAAGGCCGAGCAGATCCGCAGTCTGGGTCTGCTaggaaaggaggaagaggcaaagGCTGTTCTCGCCGCTCAGCGGTCATAGGATAGTTCTGGTGAAACTCGTATGCCATGATTCTTTGCTCGTGAGAATGCgtttggttctttttttttgtctcacGGGGGGCAATTCCTCCAGGAGCCTGTGAATGTATAGAAAGCTCGAAGGGCCGACCGcctggactttttctttgaaatGATACTCTGAAGTGATATTCTTCTATTCAATGATCGCAGGCCTTGTTGTCCGTTCAATGAGCATAGGAACGGGAGCCAACCTTGTGGGACTCGCAGCGAGAGCTGCGTCTTCTTACGAGAAGCAGCCTGTGACACGTTCATTCTCTGCAACATCAGGACAGACGCTTTTCCACGGCGGGTCCCGTCAAACCCAGGTGCTGGAACACCGAATTCTTTCGAAGCCGACGATTAGGTAGTCAAGCTGGACTCCACCAGTGGATGGACAGCTTCGGGAGTCTCCTGTTCAGGCTTCTTGGGCTACGATATATACTCAGTTGCCCATTCTGCAGCATTTGAGATTGTTTCTAGACCAGGAGCTTGTCGAGTCTGCGAAAGAATGAGGATAGAGTTGGGTCTCTCAAGCAAGACAACCTATCTAAAGTGACCTTTACGAATTTACGGTGGGGCCTATGAAGCCTGAACCGTTGTCAAAGGTTGATTTCATAGTACGACGGGATGGCCGTTCCAGCCCTGTATAACAGGTGGCAATCCTCGGGGCCTTCAAGATATAGCTCGTATATGAATGTGCGGAATGCATTGAGCTTGTAAGGTGAATATTCGGAAGTCGTACCTACATCTATCGCAGACCGTCAATATGTACCTAAGGAGGTTGCGCCGGCATGAGGGTTTGCAGGATCAATATTGTGCTTGGAATGACCGGAATGGAGGAGCTGGGGTATTGCCAGATCTGTTTCAAGAGGTTCCCCTCCCGCTAAGCAAGGTATATTTCGCGCCGGGTGCACGTCTTTTGACCTTGGCCAGTCTGGGGGTTGAGCCAAATGATGACCACCCCTCAAAGCTGCTTCAGTGTATCTCTCAGAAAATCACTAGGTCGATCAGATGGGTATAGGTACCTAGCTGGTCTTTGATTCAAGCTTTGTACACAAGCCTTCATTGTTCGCAGAGGAATGAATTTGCGAACTATGTCCGGCATGATCCTCGGGCCCCATGCGGTCTTCTGGCATGTCTTGGCATTGCCTAGTGGATAGCTAACCGTCTATGATCAACTCTCTCAACATAATAACCACGAGGCGTTGGCAAATAAATTCGATAACAGTATAGTTACGGGAGAGACCTCGGCAACTACAGAGGTACTATGATACAGGAATCGAGCCAGGCTTGATAGTCGCTTTCCACGCTCCCACGAACGTAGTGGAAGCCAGATTGACCCGAGTACAAGTATACACGATGGATATATCATCGGCGCACAAAGCATCACTAACACTGATACCTGCTGGTACTCCAGCTAATTCCAGGAAGTTCAGACCGGGAGAAATCTAATGAAGAGTCAAAATATGTAAGAAGACACAGGATAAGCGTAGATGCTATCAATTCCGATGAGAGACTGATTTCCACCTGGAGAAGCAAATGATGTGTGAGATTGTATATTATCAGGGAGAACCAGAGTCAGAGATATCACAAAGCTGAAACGAGAATACCTGATGCTATGTATGCTTCAATAGTGATAGAATGAAACCTCCCGCCATGCATGAGCCTTCTTGCACCACACTGCACGCATTTGAACAGTGAACACGCTAATCATCTCCAACGCGATCAGCACGTGATCTGAAAAACCTGAGAGTGGAGGCCCAACCACCACTACTCCTAATGCGGCCTAGCGCCACACATTCAAACATGGACCAGCGCGCCGGGCAGAAGCCCCCAATGATATAAACCCAGCTGCGTGACCTCGAATCTGCTCGCTGTACTGAAATCTAATCCTCTCTGCTGACTCAGCCTTCGGGGGCCCCTTCTACACGGTGTTCAGGCGTTGGTCTGCTTTCTATTGGTCTACCCGTTGCTCGACAGTCTCATCGCGTTACGTGCGTTTCTTCGCGTCACCTTGCTCCTCTAATCTCCAACTATCTACCCCCCCCTCATCTGTCTTGATTTGATACGGACCCTCGAAGACGGTGGTGCTGGTCGCTCGGCGTCAGAGTGACGGGCCGCCATGACTTCCCGGTAAGTGATCATAATCCAATCATGACGCGTCAGTCACCTGATACTAATCAGAACTGCAGCCTTGACCGTCTTGTCACGTGAGTACACCCCGGTTCGACGTCACCTGATCGCTGCTCGCGGATGCTTTGATGTGGGGGACCCACCTTGACTGACCAACCACCTCTCTAGACTGCTGGAGACTGGTAGCACCCAGTTGATTCGGAATACTGCTGCTCAACAACTGGCTGATGTCCAGAAGCAGCATCCGGATGAACTTTTCAACCTCCTAGGCCGCATTCTTCCATATCTCCGATCCAAATCTTGGGATACACGCACCGCCGCCGCTCGGGCAATCGGTCTCATCGTCGCCAACGCCGATGTCTATGATCCCAACGAGGATGACGGCCTCCAAATCAAGTCCTCCgcagatgatgacgatgatgtgGAGATCAAGGCAGAGATCAAATCAGAGACGCTATTTTTCTCCCCGGAAAGGCCCCTGGACCTCGAAACGCTCGACATCGCCTCAGTCTTGAAGTACGGTAAACGGCTTCTCGGTAGTGGTGGAAAGGAGCATGAATACTCCTTGGCCGCATTGGATCCGGCAGCGCGTCTTCAGCATCAGAAGAAGACACTTTACGGGCGCTTGGGATTCGAAGGCGAGTTCTTGGACGATGATATCGACCTTGGTGAATCCATTGTTTCCAAGCCAGCTACACCGGCTCCAAAGCACGAGCATTCGGGCACTCTGCCTACAAATTCCCGTGAGAACAGCCTGCAAGATGCAGCTTCCCGTTGGCCTTCCTCCCTAATGAGGCCGCCAAAGTTGATGAGTCAGGCCTCAGCAAGCGACAATTGAATCAGCTCAAACGCAAGAACAAACACAGCGCCAAGATGGGAGCGAATAAGGTGCGTGTTGTGGATTTGTCCTCCCGCCGTACATCCGATAACCCCACAACCCCTTTGGCAGCGACACCGCATCCCATCAAAGCTGAGAATGGCGACGAACAAAATGGCGACAGCAAAGCCGACTACTTCTCCTTGGATCGTTCTGGCGGCGACGACGACTCCAAGATCGTCTCCGAGTTCAAAGGGCCAGTGGCACCCGAAAAACCTATCATTCAGCCAAGTCTTGTCGACCAGGGCGCTGGGTGGCCTCTGGAGTGCATGTGTGAGTTTCTCTCAGTCGATATCTTCGATCCCAACTGGGAGGTGCGCCATGGGGCAGCAATGGCCCTCCGAGAGGTGGTCAGGGTACAAGGTGCAGGGGCCGGTCGTTTGGAAGGCAAGAGTCGTCAGGAGAACGATCAGCTGAACCGCCGATGGCTGGATGACCTTGCGTGCCGCTTGATTTGTGTCCTCATTCTGGATCGGTTTGGTGACTACATTTCAGACAATGTCGTGGCGCCGATTCGCGAGACAGTGGGTCAGACTCTTGGAGCTCTTCTTTCCCATTTGTCGCCCAAATCTGTTCAACTGGTGTACAAGTGCCTGTACCGTATCATCATGCAAAAAGATCTGGACTTGGATCGCCCCATCTGGGAGGTCTGTCATGGTGGCATGATTGGTCTGCGCTACTTGGTCGCAATTCGTAAAGATGTTCTTCTCAAATATCCGGTGTTGATGGATGGTGTTCTGGAGGCTGTGATGAAAGGCCTGGCAGATTTTGACGATGACGTGCGAGCTGTGAGTGCTGCCACCTTGGTACCAATTGCCGAGGAGTTTGTCGCATCTCGTACAGGCACCCTTGGAACACTGATGAATATTGTTTGGGAATGCCTGTCCAATCTTCAAGACGATTTGAGCGCTAGCACAGGGTCTGTCATGGATCTTCTAGCCAAGCTGTGTACGTTCCCAGAGGTCCTCGAAGCGATGAAGGCGAATGCCGCGGACGATCCAGATGCGTCTTTCGGAAACCTGGTCCCCCGCTTGTACCCATTTTTGCGCCATACCATCACCAGCGTCAGATCTGCCGTTCTACGCGCTCTCATGACCTTCCTGAAACTCGAAGGCGAAGGTAGCACGGACTGGGTAGATGGCAAGGCTCTCAGGTTGATTTTTCAGAATCTCCTAGTGGAGCGCAACGAGGGGGTTCTCAAGCTGTCTTTGCAGGTTTGGTCGGAGCTGCTCAAGGCAATGGAAAATCGTGGATCATTCAATCAAGGAAGCGAGCTCTCAGCCTCCGTCGAGCCCTTGGTTGCGCTGACACTTGGGCCATTTGGTGTCCCGCGATACCCAATCCCCATGAATGCCTGTCTGTTCATCAAACCATCTGGGGTGCCCTTTTCTGTCGCCACTCCATTTCCTAATACAAAGGCCTCATCGCCCGGGAGCGCAACCCCGGGTGGGAGCGAGGCTAAGGGGGGTCGCAGACGCAAGtccgaaaagaaagaggctcCTCCACCGTCCGCGCACAATGTTGATGGGCACATGTTATCAGGCGATATCGACCTCGTCGGTGTGGACACTATGCTCAGATCCAAAATCTACGCGGCAAAGGCCCTGGGTGAGCTGCTGGCCTTTTGGAACAGACATCAACTTCCTCCATTCTGGTCGACAATTCTCGATGGGTTCGACCATCCAGCATCCACATCTCAGCTTGCGAGTGCTATGGTCATTGAAGAATATGCACGCATCTCCGGGGCCGAGAGTAAATATTCTACTTCTTTGTGCGAACGCCTCCGACCAATCATTGAAACTGAGCGTCCGCCCTGGTATTCAGACATTGCCTGCTATCTGCATGTCTCGCGAGCGCAATGCCACTCTTTGCTCAACGCCTTCCGAGATCATGCGCACGTGTCTCCTTCCCGATTGCCCACATTAGCCGTGGTTGTTCAAGGTGACCCTGAAGCCGGCCCCAATGCATTCTCCTTGGCCGACGCCGAGAAACTCATCGGGCCGGACTTTGACCGCTTGAAGAAGAATCTCACCCCCGCCCAGAGAATCACAGCGACACAAGTCCTCAATGACACGCGCATGACGGCACAAACTGCGGTTGACGAGGCGCGAATCATGAGAGAGCAACGGGACATGCGTGTAttggctgctgctgcgggtGCTTTGGTCGCCCTCTGTGACATTCCAAAGAAACCAGGCCATATTATCAAGAGTATGATGGACAGCATCAAGACGGAGGAAAACTTTGAGCTTCAACAACGTTCCGCGACAGCAGTTGCAAGCTTGATAGAGTATTACACCGCCGCAACTAAGCGCGGGCCAGTTGACAAGATCATTGGGAACCTGGTCAAGTACTGCTGTGTGGATACATCAGAAACCCCCGAGTTTCTTCATAACGCCCATCTCGAGCAATCCATATTGTCGCTCcggaaggaagaagatcgcCGTGACCACCCTGATGCTGCTAAATTCGAGCGCGATGCGAGAGAGGCCCGGATCATGCGGCGCGGTGCCAAGGATGCTCTTGAGCAGCTGACCATCAAATTCGGTGCGCAGCTCATGGAGAAAATCCCCAATTTGGCATCACTCGTAGAGCGTCCCTTGAAAGAGGCTTTGCAAGGCGAGCTTCCTGAGACCATCGCCGAACCTGGCAATGAGCTTGGACAGGAGGTTGTGGATGGATTGTCTACACTTCGTGCCCTCCTTCCTAAGTTTGACCCTGGTCTTTATCCCTGGGTTATTGACCTGATGCCGCTCATAGCCAAGGCTTTGCAGTGCCGACTTTCTGTGATTCGCTATGCAGCTGCCAAATGCTTTGCCACAGTCTGTAGCGTCATCACTGTTGAAGGCATGACAATGCTGGTTGAAAAGGTTCTTCCGACTATCAATAACGCACTGGACGTGCACCATCGTCAAGGTGCCATTGAATGCATATATCATCTTATCCATGTGATGGAGGATGGTATCTTGCCCTatgtcatcttcctcgtggtTCCTGTCCTCGGCCGCATGAGCGACTCTGACAATGACACGCGCCTTTTGGCAACGACATCTTTCGCAACATTGGTCAAATTAGTTCCATTGGAAGCGGGCATTCCAGATCCTCCTGGATTGTCCGAGGAATTGCTGAAGGGTCGCGATCGGGAACGCAAGTTCATGTCCCAAATGCTTGATGCACGAAAGGTTGAGCCTTTCCAGATTCCTGTGGCCATCAAAGCGGAACTTCGATCATATCAACAAGATGGTGTCAATTGGCTGGCTTTCCTTAACCGCTACAACCTTCACGGTATTCTCTGTGATGACATGGGTCTTGGCAAGACATTGCAGACCATCTGTATTGTCGCGAGTGACCATCACATGCGGGCCGAAGAGTTTGCCAAGAGTCAATCCCTGGATGCCCGTAAACTTCCCAGTTTGATTGTTTGTCcgccctctctctctggtcACTGGCAACAAGAAGTCAAGCAGTATGCTCCCTTTTTGAACTGCGTCGCCTACGTCGGACCTCCAGCGGAGCGTGTCAGAATTC includes:
- a CDS encoding putative helicase mot1, producing the protein MTSRLDRLVTLLETGSTQLIRNTAAQQLADVQKQHPDELFNLLGRILPYLRSKSWDTRTAAARAIGLIVANADVYDPNEDDGLQIKSSADDDDDVEIKAEIKSETLFFSPERPLDLETLDIASVLKYGKRLLGSGGKEHEYSLAALDPAARLQHQKKTLYGRLGFEGEFLDDDIDLGESIVSKPATPAPKHEHSGTLPTNSLDESGLSKRQLNQLKRKNKHSAKMGANKVRVVDLSSRRTSDNPTTPLAATPHPIKAENGDEQNGDSKADYFSLDRSGGDDDSKIVSEFKGPVAPEKPIIQPSLVDQGAGWPLECMCEFLSVDIFDPNWEVRHGAAMALREVVRVQGAGAGRLEGKSRQENDQLNRRWLDDLACRLICVLILDRFGDYISDNVVAPIRETVGQTLGALLSHLSPKSVQLVYKCLYRIIMQKDLDLDRPIWEVCHGGMIGLRYLVAIRKDVLLKYPVLMDGVLEAVMKGLADFDDDVRAVSAATLVPIAEEFVASRTGTLGTLMNIVWECLSNLQDDLSASTGSVMDLLAKLCTFPEVLEAMKANAADDPDASFGNLVPRLYPFLRHTITSVRSAVLRALMTFLKLEGEGSTDWVDGKALRLIFQNLLVERNEGVLKLSLQVWSELLKAMENRGSFNQGSELSASVEPLVALTLGPFGVPRYPIPMNACLFIKPSGVPFSVATPFPNTKASSPGSATPGGSEAKGGRRRKSEKKEAPPPSAHNVDGHMLSGDIDLVGVDTMLRSKIYAAKALGELLAFWNRHQLPPFWSTILDGFDHPASTSQLASAMVIEEYARISGAESKYSTSLCERLRPIIETERPPWYSDIACYLHVSRAQCHSLLNAFRDHAHVSPSRLPTLAVVVQGDPEAGPNAFSLADAEKLIGPDFDRLKKNLTPAQRITATQVLNDTRMTAQTAVDEARIMREQRDMRVLAAAAGALVALCDIPKKPGHIIKSMMDSIKTEENFELQQRSATAVASLIEYYTAATKRGPVDKIIGNLVKYCCVDTSETPEFLHNAHLEQSILSLRKEEDRRDHPDAAKFERDAREARIMRRGAKDALEQLTIKFGAQLMEKIPNLASLVERPLKEALQGELPETIAEPGNELGQEVVDGLSTLRALLPKFDPGLYPWVIDLMPLIAKALQCRLSVIRYAAAKCFATVCSVITVEGMTMLVEKVLPTINNALDVHHRQGAIECIYHLIHVMEDGILPYVIFLVVPVLGRMSDSDNDTRLLATTSFATLVKLVPLEAGIPDPPGLSEELLKGRDRERKFMSQMLDARKVEPFQIPVAIKAELRSYQQDGVNWLAFLNRYNLHGILCDDMGLGKTLQTICIVASDHHMRAEEFAKSQSLDARKLPSLIVCPPSLSGHWQQEVKQYAPFLNCVAYVGPPAERVRIQPMLAQADVVVTSYDVCRNDNELLGAISWNYCVLDEGHLIKNPKAKITLSVKKLMSNHRLILSGTPIQNNVLELWSLFDFLMPGFLGTEKVFLDRFAKPIAASRFSKSSSKEQEAGALAIEALHKQVLPFLLRRLKEEVLNDLPPKIIQNYYCDPSELQKKLFEDFSKKEQKEIQEKVGSTDRSDKEHIFQALQYMRRLCNSPALVVKEGHKQYNEVQTYLSNKRSNIRDVAHAPKLSALRDLLVDCGIGLDHSAEGELDTGASFVSPHRALIFCQMKEMLDIVQNDVLKKLLPSVQYLRLDGGVEATKRQDIVNRFNTDPSYDVLLLTTSVGGLGLNLTGADTVIFVEHDWNPQKDIQAMDRAHRIGQKKVVNVYRLITRGTLEEKILNLQRFKIDVASTVVNQQNAGLGTMDTDQLLDLFSLGETAETAEKPAEPSGNEVDMVDIDGEVREKGKKGWLDDLGELWDDRQYQEEYNLDSFLATMKN